One window of uncultured Methanoregula sp. genomic DNA carries:
- a CDS encoding P-II family nitrogen regulator codes for MKMIWAVISQEFTERVIEALDRAGIGAMTRLQVTGPYQDTLLLDQPNPDKPREVLMIAVPDAEVAKTVMVIRAHARPEEPGRNPAESASAGKIFVTYIDESFTIRTTGKTGAGS; via the coding sequence ATGAAGATGATCTGGGCAGTTATCAGTCAGGAATTCACGGAACGGGTGATCGAGGCACTGGACCGCGCCGGGATAGGAGCCATGACGCGCCTGCAGGTTACCGGGCCATATCAGGATACGCTTCTTCTGGATCAACCGAATCCCGATAAACCCCGGGAAGTTCTTATGATCGCAGTTCCGGACGCTGAAGTGGCAAAAACCGTGATGGTCATACGGGCCCATGCAAGACCGGAGGAACCCGGCCGCAACCCTGCTGAATCCGCTTCTGCCGGAAAGATTTTCGTGACCTATATTGATGAATCGTTTACTATCAGGACTACAGGAAAAACCGGCGCAGGATCCTGA